Proteins from a single region of Caldilineales bacterium:
- a CDS encoding cysteine desulfurase: protein MAAPTRSVYLDHSATTPVSSLALQTMLPFFSEVYGNASGIYRQGRQAKQALEDARRTVAAVLGAHPAEVVFTSCGSESDNLVLRGAAWASHRAGRGRHLIVSAVEHKAVLETAHQLVEHFDFELTELPVDGAGRVDPDALAAAIRPGTFLISIMAANNEVGTLQPIAALAAIAHQHGIPFHTDAVQIPGHLPLDVQALGPDALSLSAHKFYGPKGVGVAWLRRGLPLVTVQTGGGQEGKHRAGTENVAGAVGLAAALSEAEALRPTETPRLLALRNRLLEAIPALVPGARISGHEHERLPHHASFLFDGIEIQGVLIGLDMAGVSASSGSACTSAAQTPSHVLTAMGVDPIAATGHLRLTLGRSTTEADIDYVLDILPPLIARLRRL, encoded by the coding sequence ATGGCTGCGCCCACCCGTTCCGTCTATCTCGACCATTCCGCCACCACGCCCGTCTCGTCGCTTGCGCTGCAGACCATGCTGCCCTTCTTCAGCGAGGTCTACGGCAACGCCTCCGGCATCTACCGGCAGGGGCGGCAAGCCAAACAGGCCCTGGAAGACGCCCGCCGCACGGTGGCGGCTGTGCTTGGCGCTCACCCTGCCGAAGTCGTCTTCACCTCGTGCGGCAGCGAAAGCGACAACCTGGTGCTGCGCGGGGCCGCCTGGGCCAGCCACCGGGCCGGGCGCGGCCGCCACCTCATCGTCAGCGCCGTCGAGCACAAAGCTGTGCTCGAAACCGCCCATCAGCTGGTCGAACACTTCGACTTCGAACTGACCGAACTGCCGGTGGATGGCGCCGGGCGGGTGGATCCCGACGCCCTCGCCGCCGCCATCCGCCCCGGCACCTTCCTGATCAGCATCATGGCTGCCAACAACGAGGTGGGAACCCTGCAACCCATCGCCGCCCTGGCCGCCATCGCCCACCAGCACGGCATCCCCTTCCACACCGACGCCGTCCAGATCCCCGGCCACCTGCCCCTGGATGTGCAAGCCCTCGGCCCTGACGCCCTCTCCCTCTCGGCCCACAAATTCTACGGCCCCAAAGGCGTCGGCGTCGCCTGGCTGCGCCGCGGCCTGCCCCTCGTCACCGTCCAGACCGGCGGCGGGCAGGAGGGCAAGCACCGCGCCGGCACCGAAAATGTGGCCGGCGCCGTCGGACTAGCCGCCGCCCTGTCCGAAGCCGAAGCCCTGCGCCCCACCGAGACCCCCCGGCTGCTGGCCCTGCGCAACCGCCTGCTCGAAGCCATCCCCGCCCTTGTCCCCGGCGCCCGCATCAGCGGCCACGAACACGAGCGCCTGCCCCATCACGCCAGCTTTCTGTTCGATGGCATCGAAATCCAGGGCGTGCTCATCGGCCTGGACATGGCCGGCGTCAGCGCCAGCAGCGGCTCGGCCTGCACCAGCGCCGCCCAGACCCCATCGCACGTCCTCACCGCCATGGGCGTCGACCCCATCGCCGCCACCGGCCACCTGCGCCTGACCCTGGGCCGTAGCACCACCGAGGCCGACATCGACTACGTCCTCGACATCCTCCCCCCCCTCATCGCCCGTCTGCGCCGCCTATAA
- a CDS encoding DedA family protein: MRELIDIFLHIDELLKQIIGTYQGWTYLLLFLVIFLETGLVVTPFLPGDSLLFAAGTFAALGSLNVVWLIILLSAAAILGDTVNYWIGHFVGPRAFSGNIRFLKKEYLDRTHAFYEKHGGKAIILARFIPIVRTFAPFVAGIGAMTYSHFITYNVVGGILWVCLFTLGGYFFGTQRLVQENFELVVVAIVGISVMPMLVEYARSRLNQRRANAESLADR; encoded by the coding sequence ATGCGTGAACTGATCGACATCTTCTTGCACATCGATGAACTGCTCAAACAGATCATCGGCACCTACCAGGGCTGGACCTACCTGCTTCTCTTCCTGGTCATCTTCCTCGAAACCGGCCTTGTCGTCACGCCCTTCCTCCCCGGCGATTCGCTCCTCTTTGCCGCTGGCACCTTCGCCGCCCTGGGCTCACTCAACGTCGTCTGGTTGATCATCCTCCTCAGCGCCGCCGCCATCCTGGGCGACACCGTCAACTACTGGATCGGTCACTTTGTCGGCCCGCGCGCCTTCAGCGGCAACATCCGCTTCCTGAAGAAGGAATATCTCGACCGCACCCACGCCTTCTACGAGAAACACGGCGGCAAAGCCATCATCCTCGCCCGTTTCATCCCCATCGTCCGCACCTTTGCCCCCTTCGTCGCCGGCATCGGCGCCATGACCTACTCCCATTTCATCACCTACAACGTCGTCGGCGGCATCTTGTGGGTCTGTCTCTTCACCCTGGGCGGCTACTTCTTCGGTACGCAACGCCTCGTCCAGGAGAACTTCGAACTGGTCGTCGTGGCCATCGTCGGCATCTCGGTGATGCCCATGCTGGTCGAATACGCCCGCTCCCGCCTCAACCAACGCCGAGCCAACGCTGAAAGTCTTGCCGACCGCTGA
- a CDS encoding prephenate dehydrogenase/arogenate dehydrogenase family protein, producing the protein MSTPIQITIIGLGLIGTSFGLAVKRQKRDDLRLVGHDKADAAVKSAKSKGAIDASHWNLIRACEEADVILLAVPAADVIATLAALRQDLKPGCLLLDTAPIKAPILAEAASLPDNVYFIGGNPILALEGRRTAAEASATLFDAIPWALCPTPALSPDAVSTISELVTMVGAQPFFLDAAEHDGLMAAVDGLPTVLAGALLNAAGAHASWRELRRLAGAQFEAATYLPDQQPADFTTALLANSAGVLHWLDQMIAQLQGWRTALSTSDETALAQNFTRAAELRNQWLSMAARGDFEGGERPRPTTGLWSRFFGQPTRGQPASR; encoded by the coding sequence ATGTCCACACCCATCCAAATCACCATCATCGGCCTGGGTCTGATCGGAACCTCGTTCGGGCTGGCGGTCAAGCGACAAAAGCGCGATGACCTTCGCCTCGTCGGTCATGACAAAGCCGATGCCGCCGTCAAGTCAGCCAAGAGCAAGGGCGCCATCGACGCCAGCCACTGGAACCTGATTCGCGCCTGCGAGGAAGCCGATGTCATCCTCCTGGCCGTTCCCGCCGCCGACGTCATCGCCACCCTCGCCGCCCTGCGCCAGGACCTCAAACCCGGCTGCCTCCTCCTCGACACCGCCCCGATCAAGGCCCCCATCCTGGCCGAGGCCGCCTCGCTGCCTGACAACGTCTACTTCATTGGCGGCAACCCCATTCTGGCCCTCGAAGGCCGGCGCACCGCGGCCGAGGCTTCGGCGACGTTGTTCGACGCCATCCCCTGGGCTTTGTGCCCCACCCCCGCCCTCTCGCCCGACGCCGTCAGCACCATCTCCGAATTGGTGACGATGGTTGGGGCGCAGCCCTTCTTCCTCGATGCCGCCGAGCACGACGGCTTGATGGCGGCGGTGGATGGTCTGCCCACGGTGCTGGCCGGGGCGCTGCTCAACGCTGCCGGCGCACACGCATCCTGGCGTGAGTTGCGCCGTCTGGCCGGCGCCCAATTCGAGGCCGCCACCTATTTGCCCGACCAGCAGCCGGCCGACTTCACCACCGCCCTCCTGGCCAACAGCGCCGGGGTGCTTCACTGGCTCGACCAGATGATCGCCCAATTGCAGGGTTGGCGAACCGCGCTATCGACCAGCGACGAGACCGCCCTGGCCCAGAACTTCACTCGCGCTGCCGAATTGCGCAACCAGTGGCTGTCGATGGCCGCCCGCGGCGATTTCGAGGGTGGCGAGCGCCCGCGGCCCACCACCGGCCTGTGGAGTCGCTTTTTTGGCCAGCCGACCAGGGGCCAGCCAGCCAGTCGCTAA
- a CDS encoding site-2 protease family protein, whose amino-acid sequence MSFDPITFILSIVALLLSIAIHEFSHAIVADNLGDPTPRSQGRVTLNPIAHLDPVGTMMILFSSFAGFGIGWGRPVQVNPANFRANPSAGMGIVAAAGPLSNILLALLGAILFRVVPHEGMLYTFVLIWIIVNISLAFFNLLPIFPLDGFNILIAFLVGLNQDWSRRFARFWRKQVQFGPLFLLLLVLVDSYLPSISPIQWVFQGPAAWVMNVLLG is encoded by the coding sequence ATGTCCTTCGACCCCATCACCTTCATCCTTTCGATCGTGGCCTTGCTACTCAGCATTGCCATCCACGAATTCAGCCACGCCATCGTCGCCGACAACCTGGGCGATCCCACCCCGCGCAGCCAGGGCCGGGTGACGCTCAATCCCATCGCCCACCTCGACCCGGTGGGCACGATGATGATCCTGTTTTCGTCCTTCGCCGGCTTTGGCATCGGTTGGGGCCGCCCCGTCCAGGTCAACCCCGCCAACTTTCGCGCCAACCCCTCCGCGGGCATGGGCATCGTCGCCGCCGCCGGCCCTCTCTCCAACATCCTCCTCGCCCTGCTCGGCGCCATCCTCTTTCGCGTCGTCCCGCACGAAGGCATGCTCTACACCTTCGTCTTGATCTGGATCATCGTCAACATCAGCCTGGCCTTCTTCAACCTCCTCCCCATCTTCCCGCTCGATGGCTTCAACATCCTCATCGCCTTCCTGGTTGGCCTCAACCAGGACTGGTCGCGGCGTTTTGCCCGTTTCTGGCGCAAACAGGTGCAGTTCGGTCCCCTTTTCCTGCTCTTGCTGGTGCTTGTCGATAGTTACTTGCCCTCGATCTCGCCCATCCAATGGGTCTTCCAGGGGCCGGCCGCCTGGGTGATGAACGTCCTGCTGGGGTGA
- the mnmA gene encoding tRNA 2-thiouridine(34) synthase MnmA: MLQLDLHPPKPPAETTVVVAMSGGVDSSVAAARLAEAGYRVIGVMMRLWAEVETGRGSENRCCTLEATEDARHIAAQIGIPFYLLNVEGPFKQNVVDYFIAGYSQGLTPNPCLACNRHIRFDHLLNYARALGADYLATGHYARVRAAADGFELLRGVDAHKDQSYILSVLGQAQLRSLSFPVGDLTKPQVRALAASYGLPVASKTDSQDLCFLADGDYRRFLRDWAGEAVRPGPIVDENGRVVGEHQGLPNYTIGQRKGLHLDLPTPSFVLELRAETNTLVVGPAESLLHDHLIAGQVNWVGRPSSASLACTVKIRYTSPDYPAQVTLLADGGVRVDFDQPVRGIAPGQAAVFYQGERVLGGGIITHA; the protein is encoded by the coding sequence ATGCTCCAACTCGACCTCCACCCCCCCAAGCCCCCCGCCGAGACCACCGTCGTCGTCGCCATGAGCGGCGGCGTCGATAGCTCGGTGGCTGCCGCGCGCCTGGCCGAGGCCGGCTACCGCGTCATCGGCGTGATGATGCGCCTGTGGGCCGAGGTCGAGACCGGCCGCGGCAGCGAAAACCGCTGCTGCACCCTCGAAGCCACCGAAGACGCCCGCCACATCGCCGCCCAGATCGGCATCCCCTTCTACCTGCTCAACGTCGAAGGGCCTTTCAAGCAGAACGTCGTCGATTATTTCATCGCCGGCTACAGCCAGGGCCTGACCCCCAACCCCTGCCTGGCCTGCAACCGCCATATTCGCTTCGACCACCTCCTCAACTACGCCCGCGCCCTCGGCGCCGACTACCTGGCCACCGGCCACTATGCCCGCGTGCGCGCCGCCGCCGATGGCTTCGAGCTACTGCGCGGGGTCGATGCCCACAAAGACCAATCCTACATCCTCAGCGTCCTCGGCCAGGCCCAACTCCGCAGCCTCAGCTTCCCGGTCGGCGACCTGACCAAGCCGCAGGTGCGCGCCCTGGCCGCCAGCTATGGCCTGCCCGTGGCCAGCAAGACCGATTCGCAAGACCTCTGCTTCCTGGCCGATGGCGACTACCGCCGCTTCCTGCGCGATTGGGCGGGTGAGGCCGTCCGGCCGGGGCCGATTGTCGACGAAAACGGCCGAGTGGTAGGCGAGCACCAGGGCCTGCCCAACTACACCATCGGCCAGCGAAAGGGGCTGCATCTCGACCTTCCCACCCCCAGCTTCGTCCTCGAACTCCGGGCCGAGACCAACACCCTTGTCGTCGGCCCGGCCGAATCGCTCCTGCACGACCACCTCATCGCCGGCCAGGTCAATTGGGTGGGCCGTCCGTCGTCGGCATCGTTGGCTTGCACGGTCAAGATCCGCTACACCTCGCCCGACTACCCCGCCCAGGTCACGCTGCTGGCCGATGGCGGCGTGCGGGTCGATTTCGACCAACCCGTGCGTGGGATTGCGCCCGGCCAGGCGGCCGTCTTCTACCAGGGCGAGCGCGTCCTCGGTGGAGGCATCATCACCCATGCCTGA